A stretch of Rhododendron vialii isolate Sample 1 chromosome 4a, ASM3025357v1 DNA encodes these proteins:
- the LOC131322345 gene encoding thiamine thiazole synthase, chloroplastic, which produces MATMATTLTPFLSSKSKTSFLESHRHSSIPTSRRLQPIKSTPGNHLSVSMSATSPPYDLKSFKFDPIKESIVSREMTRRYMTDMITYADTDVVIVGAGSAGLSCAYELSKNPSVQVAIIEQSVSPGGGAWLGGQLFSAMVVRKPAHLFLDELNIEYDEQDNYVVIKHAALFTSTIMSKLLARPNVKLFNAVAAEDLIVKGGRVGGVVTNWALVSMNHDTQSCMDPNVMEAKVVVSSCGHDGPFGATGVKRLRSIGMIDSVPGMKALDMNAAEDAIVRLTREIVPGMIVTGMEVAEIDGSPRMGPTFGAMMISGQKAAHLALKSLGLPNAVDGTYVGSTHPEMILASADAVETVDA; this is translated from the exons ATGGCAACCATGGCGACAACCTTgactccctttctctcctccaAATCCAAAACCTCTTTCTTGGAATCCCACCGCCACTCATCCATACCCACATCTCGCCGCCTCCAACCCATCAAATCCACCCCAGGTAACCACCTCTCCGTTTCCATGTCCGCCACGTCTCCGCCGTACGATCTGAAGTCGTTCAAGTTCGATCCCATAAAGGAGTCGATCGTGTCTCGCGAAATGACCCGTCGGTACATGACGGACATGATCACCTACGCCGATACCGACGTCGTCATCGTCGGTGCCGGATCCGCTGGCCTTTCCTGCGCTTACGAGCTCAGTAAAAATCCATCTGTACAG GTGGCGATCATCGAGCAATCCGTGAGCCCTGGTGGCGGCGCATGGCTAGGCGGCCAGCTCTTCTCCGCCATGGTAGTTCGCAAACCGGCCCACCTCTTCCTTGATGAACTCAACATCGAGTACGACGAGCAAGACAACTACGTCGTGATCAAGCACGCCGCCCTCTTCACCTCCACGATCATGAGCAAATTACTTGCCCGTCCCAATGTGAAGCTGTTCAACGCCGTGGCGGCTGAGGACCTGATCGTGAAGGGCGGCAGGGTCGGCGGCGTGGTGACCAACTGGGCCCTGGTTTCGATGAACCACGACACCCAGTCATGCATGGACCCCAATGTGATGGAGGCAAAAGTGGTGGTGAGCTCTTGTGGGCACGACGGGCCGTTTGGAGCTACAGGGGTTAAGAGGCTGAGGAGCATTGGGATGATTGATAGTGTGCCAGGGATGAAGGCTCTTGATATGAATGCGGCTGAGGATGCGATTGTGAGGCTTACGAGGGAGATTGTGCCCGGGATGATTGTTACTGGCATGGAAGTTGCTGAAATTGATGGGTCCCCTAGAATG GGACCAACGTTTGGGGCCATGATGATATCGGGACAGAAGGCAGCTCACCTGGCATTGAAGTCCCTGGGGCTTCCAAACGCAGTTGATGGAACGTATGTCGGTAGCACTCACCCGGAGATGATACTAGCCTCTGCAGATGCTGTCGAAACCGTGGATGCTTAA